A single window of Ptychodera flava strain L36383 chromosome 3 unlocalized genomic scaffold, AS_Pfla_20210202 Scaffold_25__1_contigs__length_14229661_pilon, whole genome shotgun sequence DNA harbors:
- the LOC139125156 gene encoding cell adhesion molecule CEACAM1-like yields MAYIKGAFSNVDQTSSKLHLQAQDTAPSDATISFNSSPVEYDTVIMHCTTSDINCILYSWYKDNVLLDETKDGIYFDENNPTLTIISVDREHSGTYKCEVSNPVGSFHSNELTMDVQYLPDNEWPECMVAYYTSENEPKAGDRAEITCTATDGNPYPRLVWYNGSSVLDGTYTTPESEYDKITSNVFEWSLTAYDNGKIYQCRGEHPALSTPMACDTGVLDIKFSPTLQTCTTINGDTFDETDYFVITCQSDGNPLATLQWINESNSKILEHTEFYHGGIAINEYSWSLTRGDNRVSFQCDAFNDVEDDILTCSTGPITVHSRPILVTTDAMPPTTSIISTLHKSFWEGRPHPAYNVIVTNKTEDSLTFKWTPGLDGGLPQQFQLEYQERKTNHGYSVRTAPTTNTTETIYGLLAMTEYCVTVVSFNNIGEIHSYPPTKDSTLPKTPVIHEEVHFNQYTGQLLIVAPGDSCTRVDEYIGHGNWTTHIFDPINGPCDSSVTLTIDGSVLLRIYFCTDDYMECGEPLESESY; encoded by the exons ATGGCGTACATCAAGGGAGCATTCTCTAATGTAGACCAGACAAGTAGTAAGCTTCATCTGCAGGCGCAGG ACACTGCACCTTCTGATGCGACCATCTCATTCAATTCATCGCCCGTTGAATATGACACCGTCATAATGCACTGCACTACATCTGACATCAATTGCATATTATATTCATGGTACAAAGACAATGTGCTATTGGATGAGACTAAGGATGgtatatattttgatgaaaataaccCAACGCTCACGATAATAAGTGTCGACAGAGAACATTCCGGAACGTACAAATGTGAAGTGTCGAATCCAGTCGGAAGTTTTCATAGCAATGAACTGACAATGGATGTTCAAT ATCTTCCTGACAACGAATGGCCCGAATGTATGGTGGCTTATTACACATCAGAGAATGAACCAAAAGCTGGTGATCGTGCTGAAATAACCTGCACTGCCACTGATGGAAATCCTTATCCACGTCTAGTCTGGTATAATGGTAGCAGTGTATTAGATGGTACATATACTACTCCAGAGAGCGAGTACGACAAGATCACATCCAATGTCTTCGAATGGTCATTGACAGCGTATGACAATGGAAAGATATATCAGTGCAGGGGTGAACATCCAGCGCTAAGTACACCTATGGCTTGCGATACGGGCGTACTTGACATTAAAT TTTCACCTACATTGCAAACATGCACAACAATTAACGGTGATACCTTCGACGAAACTGATTATTTCGTCATCACTTGCCAATCAGATGGAAATCCATTAGCGACATTGCAATGGATTAACGaatcaaattcaaaaattttggaGCACACAGAATTTTACCATGGAGGAATCGCCATCAATGAATATTCCTGGAGTCTGACACGAGGTGACAATCGAGTTTCTTTCCAATGCGATGCATTCAATGATGTAGAGGACGATATCCTGACATGCAGTACAGGACCAATCACCGTACACT CGAGACCGATTTTGGTGACTACAGATGCCATGCCACCAACAACATCAATTATAtcaactttacataaatctttcTGGGAAG GGAGACCACACCCAGCCTATAATGTCATAGTTACAAACAAGACCGAGGATAGTCTAACATTTAAATGGACTCCTGGCTTGGATGGTGGACTGCCACAACAATTCCAGCTAGAATATCAGGAACGTAAAACAAATCATGGATATTCGGTGAGGACAGCGCCAACCACAAACACAACGGAAACCATCTATGGCCTTCTGGCAATGACTGAATACTGTGTCACCGTTGTTAGTTTCAACAACATCGGTGAAATTCATAGTTACCCTCCAACAAAAGATTCAACATTAC CTAAAACACCTGTCATCCATGAAG AGGTACACTTCAACCAGTATACAGGCCAGCTTCTGATAGTAGCGCCAGGGGATTCTTGCACCAGAGTGGACGAGTACATAGGTCATGGAAATTGGACAACTCATATATTTGACCCAATAAATGGACCCTGTGATTCAAGTGTTACTTTAACGATTGATGGCTCTGTGCTTTTAAGAATATACTTCTGTACTGATGACTATATGGAATGTGGTGAGCCATTAGAATCTGAAT CGTACTGA